Proteins from one Caulobacter sp. 73W genomic window:
- a CDS encoding TetR/AcrR family transcriptional regulator has product MTSTTRPYNNTLRREQADATRERILTATAQLLDEGVAEPTNKAVAERAGVTQVTLYRHFPSRQLLLQGVWSHLNAKAGVAGGMPRDAADLRARIAPLFESFDAAPGEITARLTTPQGRVARASLDEERRLAFLTLLEGAAPQLPPAEQVKAAAVLQLLYSAYSWLSLREQWNLSGEPAADAVGWAVDVLLKDLQSRGAAPIAPADAPKDDAE; this is encoded by the coding sequence ATGACGAGCACCACCCGCCCCTACAACAACACCCTGCGCCGCGAGCAGGCCGACGCCACGCGTGAGCGGATCTTGACGGCGACGGCGCAGCTTCTCGACGAGGGGGTGGCCGAGCCCACCAACAAGGCGGTCGCCGAGCGGGCGGGGGTGACGCAGGTGACCCTCTATCGTCACTTCCCAAGCCGCCAGCTTCTGCTGCAGGGGGTCTGGAGTCATCTCAACGCCAAGGCGGGCGTGGCCGGCGGCATGCCGCGCGATGCGGCCGATCTTCGCGCGCGCATCGCCCCGCTCTTTGAGAGCTTCGACGCCGCGCCTGGGGAGATCACCGCGCGACTGACGACGCCTCAGGGCCGCGTCGCCCGCGCCAGCCTCGATGAGGAGCGGCGCCTGGCGTTCCTGACCCTGCTTGAGGGGGCCGCGCCGCAGCTGCCGCCCGCCGAACAGGTCAAGGCCGCCGCGGTGCTGCAGCTGCTCTACTCGGCCTACAGCTGGCTGTCCCTGCGCGAGCAGTGGAATTTGTCAGGCGAGCCTGCCGCCGACGCCGTCGGCTGGGCGGTCGATGTGCTTCTCAAAGACCTTCAATCTCGCGGGGCGGCGCCGATCGCCCCCGCCGACGCACCGAAAGACGACGCCGAATGA
- a CDS encoding serine hydrolase domain-containing protein, with product MLSGSSMLRSSLCVALLIGVAALAPSADAQTRKPVCEGLAAAVKALGEQSLAKGAPGLVMAVDVPGREPVIAAFGSADLEAQAPMRAGAVFKIASLTKQFTAAAVLALTEDGLLDLDRPAVAYLPEHAFLGDITTRQLLIQTSGLADYAQAVEESGAKSASRSPAQMAALISALKPPRTFAAGEAWAYSNSNYVILGLLIEKLSGQSFETFLESRILARAGMTSSAVDHVADIVPGRVRGYSRASRAPLKLRNADWIDPSVPGPAGALRATAPDLLSWSRSLFSGAIISRQSLDAMTAPGRLSDGRTTRHGMPAAWREGLKADYAMGLFRSASPLGDRLWHSGDIEGFSTWMAHYPQKGVTLVILMNADFLDLDTAGLEAAAADRRLCPAA from the coding sequence GTGCTTTCAGGTTCTTCAATGCTTAGATCATCCCTCTGCGTCGCCCTGCTCATCGGCGTGGCGGCCCTGGCGCCGAGCGCCGACGCGCAGACGCGCAAGCCGGTCTGCGAGGGCTTGGCGGCCGCGGTGAAGGCATTGGGCGAGCAGAGCCTCGCCAAGGGTGCGCCCGGCCTTGTGATGGCGGTTGACGTGCCCGGCCGTGAGCCTGTCATCGCGGCGTTCGGATCCGCCGACCTGGAGGCACAGGCGCCCATGCGTGCGGGGGCCGTCTTTAAAATCGCTTCCTTGACCAAGCAGTTCACCGCGGCGGCGGTTCTCGCCCTCACCGAAGACGGCCTTCTGGACCTTGATCGCCCGGCCGTCGCCTACCTGCCCGAGCACGCCTTCCTAGGCGACATCACCACCCGCCAGCTTTTGATTCAAACCTCGGGCCTGGCCGACTACGCGCAAGCGGTGGAAGAGAGCGGCGCGAAGTCCGCGTCGCGCAGCCCGGCGCAGATGGCGGCGCTCATCAGTGCGCTGAAGCCGCCCCGGACCTTCGCCGCCGGAGAGGCCTGGGCCTACAGCAACAGCAACTATGTGATCCTTGGCCTGCTGATCGAGAAGCTCTCGGGCCAGTCCTTCGAAACCTTTCTTGAAAGCCGCATCCTCGCACGGGCAGGCATGACCTCCAGCGCGGTTGATCACGTGGCGGACATCGTGCCAGGGCGCGTTCGCGGCTACAGCCGGGCCAGCCGCGCGCCCCTGAAGCTTCGCAACGCCGATTGGATCGACCCCAGCGTGCCAGGACCGGCCGGCGCGCTGCGCGCGACCGCGCCGGACCTGCTGTCTTGGTCGCGATCGCTTTTTTCCGGCGCTATCATCAGCCGCCAAAGCCTTGATGCGATGACCGCGCCTGGCCGTCTGAGCGACGGGCGCACCACGCGACACGGAATGCCGGCGGCGTGGCGAGAGGGCCTCAAGGCCGACTACGCCATGGGGCTCTTTCGGTCAGCCTCGCCGCTTGGCGATCGTCTTTGGCACAGCGGCGACATCGAGGGCTTCTCGACCTGGATGGCTCACTATCCGCAAAAGGGCGTCACCCTCGTCATCTTGATGAACGCCGACTTCCTAGATCTCGACACCGCCGGCTTGGAAGCCGCCGCCGCGGACCGGCGGCTTTGCCCGGCCGCCTGA